The segment CGCGGATCGCCGCGAGCGCGCGCCAGCCGAGCGAGACCGGGTTGCCGACCTGGATGCTTTCGGCGACCGTCGGCCGCGCCGCCACCGGCTCGACGTCCGCCAGGCCGCGCTCGAAGGCCGCGACGATCGGGGCCGCCGCCGCGCTCTGTGCCGCGACGAGCCGCGGAGCGCGCGCGATCCAGCCCAGAGACAGGTACTCGTTGAATCCCTTCCAGGCGGCGTAAAGGCCCGTCCCTCCCGCCGTCGGATGGATCAGCCAGTCGGGAACCTCGCCGTCGAGCTGATCGACGAGCTCGTAGGCGTAGGATTTCTTGCCTTCGTCCCGGTACGGATTGGACGACAGGCAATCGTACCAGCCGAACTCGCGCAGGGCGGCCCTGTAAAGCCCGGCCACCTCCATGTCGAAGTCTCCGTCGACCACGATCACCGTCGCGCCGTACGCCCGCGCCTGGACGATCTTCGCGGGCGCCGTCCCCGCCGGCACCATCACCACGCTCTTCATCCCGGCGGCGGCCGCGTACGCCGCGACCGACGCGGCGGCGTTGCCGGTCGACATCACCGCGGCGGTCGCGAAGCCGAGCTCTTTCCCGCGCGAGATGCCGACGCTGTTGCTCCGGTCCTTGAGCGACCCCGTGGGGAGCACCGTGTCGTTCTTCAGGTAAAGACGCTCGAGGCCGATCCGCTCCCCCAGACGGCGCGCGTGGAGCAGCGGCGTCATTCCCTCCCCCAGCGACACGACCGACTCCCGCCGCTCGACGGGAAAGAAATCGAACCAGCGCCAGATCGTGCGCTCCAAGCTTTGCCGAAAAGCGCTCGTCCCCGAAGCCGCCAGATGGCCGATCTCGAGCCGCACCTCGAGCACCGTGTTGCACGCAGGGCAACGAAAGGCCGCCGGCGCCGAGGGCTCGCTGCCGCATCTGGGACAACGCAGGCCGCTGACTCTTCCCATGCTACCTACGGTTTCAGCTTTCCGGTTCCCCGGTCCTGCTCCACGTTGAACCCGGAACCTTCGAACTTTTGAACGATCTGAACGATTGCGGGGCCGCTCATGTTCTTTTCTCCAGCTCGCGCAGCGTCTTTTCCAGCTCGCCCTCCAGATCGGACACGTCGAAGCCGGCCGCCCGCGCCCCGTCGAGCGTCGCGATGCAGATCATCATCATGTCCAGGCATTCGCGCGGCGGCGGCTCGTCGCGGTGGTCGCGCAGGTAATGCTCGATGCGGCCCTTCAAGGTGAAAAAATCCTTCAGGCAAACCGCCGGCGGCAGCGCCTGCAAAGGCCCGGTGTTGGCGGTGGACGGCGGAAACGCAATCCCGCCGGGATCGGCCAGAGCGATCTGGCGGCCGCCCTCGAACAGCAGGACGAGATACGCGTCGCCGGTTTCGGGGTGAATTTTCTCCTCGAAGGCCTTCAGCTCGCTCCACCGAAGCGCGATACTCTTCCCGGAGGCGACGTCGAGCAGCACCGAGGCGTCGTCGTCGTAGAGCACCGCGTGGCGGTGCCTTTCCGCCCACGCCCGTACCTTTTCCCTTGCCTGATCCACCGCAGCGCTGCCGTTTCCGGCTCCCGGTCTGCTGACCTCCGAGCCGCGGCCAACCGCCCGTCAACGTCCCGCCGGCCTCTCGTCCGCGAGCGCTTCCCAGAGGAGCTCTGCCGGGTGCCTCGCCTTCCGCCCGGTCAGATGGTCGATTTGCTGGCGGCAGGAAATGCCCGGCGCGACGATCTCGACCTCGGGAGGCGCCGCCTCGACCGCCGGGGCGAGGCGGCGCCTCCCGATCGCGATCGAGAGATCGTAGTGCTCTTTCTCGAACCCGAACGACCCCGCCATGCCGCAGCAGCCGGAGTCCACCTCGCTGACCTCGTAACCGGCCCAGCGCAGCGCCGCCACCGTCGCCCCCGTGCCGGCGAGCGCCCGCTGGTGGCAGTGGCCGTGAAGCAACGCCTTGCGGCCGCCGCCGGCGAACCGAAGCGACAGCCGGCCCGCGTCGCGCTCGCGCACGACGAACTCCTCCAGCAGAAAGCTGTTGTCGGCGACCCGCCGGGCCTCGGGCGTTCGCACGAGCTCCGGGTACTCGTCCCTGAGGGTCAGCAGGCACGAGGGCTCCAGCCCCACGATCGCCGCGCCGCTCCCCGCGAACTCCGCCAGGCGGTCCACGTTCCAGATCGCGTGGTCGCGCGCGGCGCGCAGCATCCCTTTGGAGATCATCGGCCGGCCGCAGCACCGCTTCTCCACGCGCACCAGCCGGTAGCCGGCCCGCTCCAGAAAGCGCGCCGCCGCGATCGCGACGTCGGGCGTGTTGAAGTTGTTGAAGGTGTCATGGAAGAGCACGACCTCGCCCTTCGAGCCGTCTCCTTCCGGCGCGTGAGCGCCGAACCAGTCCTCGAAGCTCTCGCGCGCGAACTCCGGCAGCGGCCGGCGGCGGTCGATGCCCGCCCATTTCTCCAGCAGCCAGCGGTTCCAGCGCGAGCGCGCGATCCAGTTCGACACCGGCGCGAACCGGGAGCCGATGCGGTTGATCCGCTCGACGGCCCCGAACACGCGGTTGCGCAGCGGCAGGCCGTTGGCGCGGTGATAATGGTCCAGGAACTCGTACTTGAGCTTCGCCATGTCGACGTTGGACGGGCACTCGGCCTTGCACGCCTTGCACTCCAGGCAGAGATCGAGCACCTGGTGGAGCCGCTCGCCGGTAAAATCCTCCTTCGGCACCTTGCCCGACAGCACCGATCGCAGCGCGTTGGCCCGCCCGCGCGTCGAATGCTCCTCGTCCAGCGTCGCCATGTACGAGGGGCACATGGTCCCTTCCAGCTTCTTCCGGCACTCGCCCATGCCGCTGCACATCTCGACCGCGCGGGCGAATCCCCCCTGACCGCTGAAATCGAGCGTCGTGTCCGGCTCCCACGTGCGGTACTCGGGGCTGATCCTGAGCGATTCCGTCATCGC is part of the Candidatus Zixiibacteriota bacterium genome and harbors:
- a CDS encoding threonine synthase, coding for MGRVSGLRCPRCGSEPSAPAAFRCPACNTVLEVRLEIGHLAASGTSAFRQSLERTIWRWFDFFPVERRESVVSLGEGMTPLLHARRLGERIGLERLYLKNDTVLPTGSLKDRSNSVGISRGKELGFATAAVMSTGNAAASVAAYAAAAGMKSVVMVPAGTAPAKIVQARAYGATVIVVDGDFDMEVAGLYRAALREFGWYDCLSSNPYRDEGKKSYAYELVDQLDGEVPDWLIHPTAGGTGLYAAWKGFNEYLSLGWIARAPRLVAAQSAAAAPIVAAFERGLADVEPVAARPTVAESIQVGNPVSLGWRALAAIRESNGTAIALADPEILEAQQLAGRLAGVFAEPAAATSVAAARRLREQGVIRSDEVVVCNITGHGLKQPEAVALPEEELRPIRPSLAALRERLERESG